One window from the genome of Aptenodytes patagonicus chromosome 4, bAptPat1.pri.cur, whole genome shotgun sequence encodes:
- the AREG gene encoding amphiregulin, giving the protein MRAVALIAALAVLAACRSVAGSSPNATEPERRGGTGQREPEAREGEAVSGPDYEEDEEYEEALPVHQYIVDDLIRVEPVIKPKPTKRGGEKNASKSRRKKNKGKNKKKGTPCEMEYKNFCIHGECIYLEHLQMVTCKCHQDFFGERCGEQFMKTQRKNDVADYSKTVLVVVAVLLSSISFITVLIIVIVQVRKKCPQYEEKEERKKLRQENRNGHVGV; this is encoded by the exons ATGCGCGCTGTGGCGTTGATCGCCGCGCTGGCCGTGCTGGCAG CGTGCCGGTCTGTCGCCGGGTCCTCGCCCAACGCCACGGAgccggagcggcgcgggggcACTGGCCAGCGGGAGCCCGAGGCCCGTGAAGGAGAGGCCGTGTCGGGTCCCGActatgaggaggatgaggagtatGAGGAGGCGCTGCCTGTCCATCAGTACATCGTGGACGACTTGATCCGAG TTGAACCTGTGATTAAACCCAAGCCAACAAAGAGGGGGGGTGAGAAGAATGCCAGCAAatcaagaaggaagaaaaacaaagggaaaaacaaaaagaaagggacTCCCTGTGAAATGGAATACAAAAACTTTTGCATCCATGGTGAATGCATATACCTAGAACATCTCCAGATGGTGACCTGCAA GTGTCATCAGGATTTTTTTGGCGAGCGCTGTGGTGAACAGTTCATGAAGACTCAAAGGAAGAATGATGTGGCAGACTACTCGAAGACTGTGTTGGTAGTGGTAGCTGTCCTGCTCTCAAGCATCAGCTTCATTACTGTACTTATCATTGTGATAGTGCA GGTCAGGAAAAAGTGTCCTCAgtatgaagagaaagaagaaaggaaaaaacttcgacaagaaaacagaaatggccATGTTGGTGTGTAA